A DNA window from Lutra lutra chromosome 8, mLutLut1.2, whole genome shotgun sequence contains the following coding sequences:
- the LOC125107194 gene encoding LOW QUALITY PROTEIN: olfactory receptor 6C2-like (The sequence of the model RefSeq protein was modified relative to this genomic sequence to represent the inferred CDS: inserted 1 base in 1 codon) has product MRNHTSLTSFILLGLTDDPQLQILIFIFLLITYMLSITGNLTIIILILMDSHLKTAMYFFLQNFSFLEISFTSACIPRFLYSLATGDRTITYNACACQLFFTYLFGVTEFFLLAAMSFDRYIAICKPLYYMIMNHRVCKRLXLLCWMTTLLVILPPLSLGLDLDFCDSNAIDHFACDANPILKISCSDTWFIEQMIIVCSVLIFIMTLVCVILSYLYIIRTILRFPSAQQRTKAFSTCSSHMIVVSITYGSCIFVYIKPSAKDEMAINKGVFMLTTSISPMLNPFIYTLRNKQVKQAFNDLVKRFILLSKN; this is encoded by the exons ATGAGAAACCATACATCACtaaccagtttcattcttctgggaTTGACAGATGACCCTCAACTACAgattctgatttttatatttctacttattACCTACATGTTGAGTATAACTGGAAACCTGACCATCATCATTCTCATATTAATGGATTCTCACCTTAAAACTGCAATGtacttttttctccaaaatttttccttcttagaaatCTCATTCACTTCTGCCTGTATTCCTAGATTCTTGTACAGTTTAGCAACAGGTGATAGGACTATTACCTATAATGCTTGTGCATGCCAACttttttttacatatctttttgGAGTAACAGAATTTTTTCTCCTTGCTGCCATGTCCTTTGATCGATACATAGCCATCTGCAAACCCTTGTATTACATGATCATGAACCACAGGGTCTGCAAAAGGC ATCTTCTGTGTTGGATGACTACTTTGTTGGTCATACTCCCACCACTTAGCTTAGGACTGGACCTGGATTTCTGTGACTCTAATGCCATTGACCACTTTGCCTGTGATGCTAATCCTATCCTGAAGATCTCATGCTCAGATACATGGTTCATTGAGCAGATGATTATTGTGTGCTCTGTGTTAATCTTCATTATGACtcttgtgtgtgtgattttgtcCTACCTGTATATCATCAGAACAATTCTAAGATTCccctctgcccagcaaaggacTAAAGCTTTTTCTACCTGTTCTTCCCACATGATTGTAGTTTCTATCACCTATGGAAGCTGTATCTTTGTCTATATCAAACCTTCAGCAAAAGATGAAATGGCCATTAATAAGGGCGTATTTATGCTCACTACTTCCATTTCACCCATGttaaatccatttatttatacTCTGAGGAACAAACAAGTGAAACAAGCCTTTAATGACTTAGTCAAAAGATTTATATTGCTCTCAAAGAACTAG